Proteins co-encoded in one Octopus bimaculoides isolate UCB-OBI-ISO-001 chromosome 9, ASM119413v2, whole genome shotgun sequence genomic window:
- the LOC106877197 gene encoding uncharacterized protein LOC106877197, whose translation MVTSFQLLVLSLIIFSNVASLAQFFNNCSPALCSDPATHGVPKRCSCHPDCYLYNECCSDKINKTTSDHKQPYPSIYYSCRKVSDDYYYQFDRCPLNHDVTEYVNNCENSNSDDQVQSIPAFGKTSKRLYRNLYCALCHGEEFILWNLLYRCYRISNLSVDSISTNVKDGRCRSTDFRPSEDFKKYLYSCIPYISNCPQDNNNTEQRMACESEPMALIYLNQEHLIRYENLNQEHLIRYKNKPCATCNGIFEVPCEVEYRMTYPPLDSFKPLTILFNYHTKTIKVTDKYFGTEDTLLQLPSCPEHAVYDMNSKECRQVIYHPPLNCTTTRLNESEYYITSDGRLYLNNTQRLLNQSEFIRDSQGIINMCVNNGTNNISNINGISKYSVVDGYITLVGLVISIPALAITIIVYLCIPDLRTLPGKLLISLLSALFVAELLFLISSQVTTSTVLCKSLAVVMHYSFLATFFWMNVMSFDAWHTFSGLTQLRSKEKHTKRFVLYSLYAWICPLVIVTISLIFEYTPGNHGLSPEYGNGICWITNGKSLLWLFAIPVMFIICLNIIAFILTARGLYLSGKLSSKYLSKHNKDEFIICIKLFFIMGLTWAFAFLYTFTRIEEFSLLFCILNSFVGIFICVSFLSTKIVRRSILRNLQIIIKLPAKNSVDVSSARETKSTDAQNSLSVNSAVTRNLYEFNQCGISSLERPETVANPSTKP comes from the coding sequence ATGGTAACATCATTTCAGTTGCTTGTGCTTTCTCTTATAATCTTTTCAAATGTTGCATCACTTGCACAATTCTTCAACAACTGTAGCCCAGCTTTGTGTTCTGATCCTGCCACACATGGCGTACCTAAACGTTGTTCGTGTCACCCGGACTGCTACCTCTACAATGAATGCTGTTCGGACAAGATTAATAAAACCACTTCTGACCACAAACAACCCTATCCATCAATATATTATAGTTGTAGAAAGGTtagtgatgattattattatcagtttgacCGTTGTCCACTTAACCATGATGTTACAGAGTACGTAAACAACTGTGAAAACTCTAACTCAGATGATCAAGTGCAGTCCATTCCTGCTTttggtaaaacaagtaaaagactctACAGGAACCTATATTGCGCTCTCTGTCATGGAGAGGAATTCATTCTTTGGAATCTTTTATATAGATGCTATCGCATCTCTAATCTAAGCGTTGATAGTATATCAACCAATGTCAAGGATGGAAGATGTCGATCAACAGATTTTCGTCCTTCAGAGgatttcaagaaatatttgtaTTCCTGTATTCCATATATTTCGAATTGTCCTCAAGATAACAACAATACAGAACAAAGAATGGCGTGTGAATCTGAGCCCATGGCgttgatatatttaaatcaaGAACATTTAATTCGATACGAAAACTTAAACCAAGAACATTTAATTCGATATAAAAACAAACCTTGTGCTACATGTAACGGGATTTTTGAAGTTCCGTGTGAAGTAGAATACCGAATGACATATCCTCCATTAGATTCATTTAAGCCACTTACAATCCTCTTCAATTATCATACAAAAACCATAAAGGTAACAGATAAATACTTCGGAACGGAAGATACGCTTCTGCAGTTACCATCGTGTCCAGAACATGCTGTCTACGATATGAATTCTAAGGAATGCCGGCAAGTTATCTACCATCCTCCACTAAACTGTACGACAACAAGATTAAATGAATCTGAGTATTACATCACCAGTGATGGTCGTCTCTACTTAAATAATACCCAACGTTTGCTGAACCAATCAGAATTCATTCGTGATTCTCAaggtataataaatatgtgtgtaaataatggtaccaataatatatcaaatatcaatGGTATATCAAAATATTCCGTAGTTGACGGCTATATCACATTAGTGGGACTCGTGATCTCTATTCCAGCTCTCGCAATCACTATTATAGTCTATCTGTGTATACCTGATCTCCGTACCTTACCAGGTAAATTACTCATTAGTCTTTTGTCAGCACTGTTTGTAGCTGAGCTTCTCTTTCTTATCTCATCACAAGTCACTACATCTACAGTGCTGTGTAAATCTTTAGCTGTGGTGATGCATTATTCCTTTCTTGCGACGTTCTTCTGGATGAATGTCATGTCTTTTGATGCCTGGCACACTTTCTCAGGACTTACACAACTTCGAAGTAAAGAAAAACATACCAAGAGATTTGTATTGTATTCCTTATATGCTTGGATCTGTCCACTTGTAATAGTAACTATTTCACTGATATTCGAGTACACACCTGGAAATCATGGACTTTCTCCAGAATATGGAAATGGTATTTGCTGGATTACAAATGGAAAAAGTCTGCTATGGCTTTTTGCAATCCCCGTAATGTTTATTATATGCCTTAATATAATAGCATTTATCCTTACCGCTAGAGGGCTCTATTTGAGCGGTAAACTTTCTTCGAAATATTTGTCAAAACATAATAAAGATGAGTTCATCATTTGCATAAAACTATTCTTTATCATGGGACTTACATGGGCATTCGCATTTCTGTATACGTTTACAAGAATTGAAGaattttctctattattttgtattttaaattcattCGTTGGAATATTTATTTGCGTATCGTTTCTATCAACAAAGATTGTTCGTCGCAGTATTCTGCGGAATttgcaaataattataaaattgccCGCAAAAAATTCTGTTGATGTGTCTTCTGCTCGTGAAACAAAATCAACGGATGCACAAAATAGTCTGTCAGTTAACTCCGCCGTTACGCGAAACTTGTATGAATTTAACCAGTGTGGAATATCGTCACTTGAAAGGCCAGAAACTGTTGCGAATCCTTCCACAAAGCCTTGA